One stretch of Zingiber officinale cultivar Zhangliang chromosome 6B, Zo_v1.1, whole genome shotgun sequence DNA includes these proteins:
- the LOC121989280 gene encoding carotenoid cleavage dioxygenase 7, chloroplastic-like isoform X2, which yields MLALTSATPLRPQRYLPSRQKPPNLLISIPSAATPCRITAVSVSPAAATSPADLDSATAAFRDYQLLFASQRSEAAEPVFLRPVSGSVPPDFPCGTYYLTGPGLFSDDHGSTVNPLDGHGYLRAFEFGEGGRCRYSARYVATEAQREEREEATGRWRFTHRGPFSVLRGGRRLGNLKVMKNVANTSVLRWGRRLMCLWEGGDPYEIDPATLDTVGPADLLGSYRVEPGRRQDGGGGGLGSVAVEIAARLLKPVLRGIFKMPDKRLLAHYKIDPKRNRLVMLTCNTEDMLLPRSNFTFYELDENYEVKEKREFTIPDHLMIHDWALTDTHYVLFGNHIKLDIHVSGLHPMIAALAVDPTHPSTPIYVLPRFSQHTHQLRNWLVPIEAPWQRWSLHVGNAFEEMDAAGNLKISLQISVCSYKWFNFQKMFGYNWHTGKLDPTFMNIINEKEDMMPHLVQVSFELDAKGTCCSCSINDLSSRWKKPADFPTIHPSFSGQPNTYIYAASTSGRRSFLPCFPFDSVVKVNMYDGSAKSWSAVNRSFIGEPIFVPKGMEEDDGYVLVVEYAVEKKMCYLVILDARIIGEDEAVIAKLEVPKQFTFPIGFHGFWACI from the exons ATGCTCGCCTTGACCTCTGCCACTCCACTTCGCCCCCAACGCTACCTCCCCAGCCGGCAAAAGCCGCCCAACCTTCTGATCTCGATCCCTTCCGCCGCCACCCCCTGCCGGATCACCGCGGTTTCAGTCTCCCCGGCCGCTGCTACGTCACCCGCGGACCTGGATTCGGCCACCGCGGCCTTCCGCGACTACCAGCTCCTCTTCGCCTCCCAGCGCTCCGAGGCGGCCGAGCCGGTCTTCCTCCGTCCGGTCAGTGGCTCCGTCCCGCCCGATTTCCCCTGCGGCACGTACTACCTGACCGGCCCGGGCCTGTTCTCCGACGACCACGGCTCGACCGTGAACCCTCTGGACGGCCATGGCTACCTCCGGGCCTTCGAGTTCGGCGAGGGCGGGCGGTGCAGGTACTCAGCCCGCTACGTGGCGACGGAGGCGCAGCGGGAGGAGCGGGAGGAGGCGACGGGGCGGTGGCGGTTCACGCACCGCGGGCCCTTCTCGGTGCTCCGGGGAGGCCGGCGGCTGGGGAACCTGAAGGTGATGAAGAACGTGGCCAACACCAGCGTGCTGCGGTGGGGCCGCAGGCTGATGTGCCTGTGGGAGGGTGGCGATCCCTACGAGATCGACCCTGCCACGCTGGACACCGTGGGGCCGGCGGATCTTCTTGGGTCTTACCGAGTTGAGCCAGGGCGGAGGCAGGACGGAGGAGGAGGCGGATTGGGCAGCGTGGCGGTGGAGATTGCAGCACGTTTGCTGAAGCCTGTACTGAGAG GAATATTCAAGATGCCTGACAAGAGGTTGCTGGCCCACTATAAGATCGATCCAAAGCGGAACAGACTGGTGATGCTCACCTGCAACACCGAAGACATGCTGCTCCCTCGTTCCAACTTCACTTTCTATG AATTGGACGAGAACTATGAGGTAAAGGAGAAGAGGGAGTTCACCATCCCTGATCACTTGATGATCCATGATTGGGCCTTGACCGATACCCACTACGTTCTTTTCGGAAACCACATCAAACTCGATATCCACG TGTCAGGTCTGCACCCAATGATAGCAGCACTGGCTGTGGATCCAACCCATCCTTCCACTCCTATCTACGTCCTTCCTCGTTTCTCCCAGCACACCCACCAACTAAGGAATTGGCTTGTGCCCATCGAAGCTCCATGGCAGAGATGGTCACTTCACGTCGGCAATGCATTCGAAGAAATGGATGCAGCAGGAAACTTGAAAATATCTCTGCAAATCTCTGTTTGCTCCTACAAGTGGTTCAACTTCCAAAAAATGTTTG GATACAATTGGCACACTGGAAAACTCGACCCTACCTTCATGAACATAATCAACGAAAAGGAAGATATGATGCCTCACTTGGTTCAG GTATCCTTTGAGTTGGATGCAAAAGGGACTTGTTGTAGTTGCTCCATTAACGATCTCTCAAGCCGATGGAAGAAACCTGCGGATTTCCCTACCATCCATCCCTCCTTCAGTGGGCAACCAAACACTTACATTTATGCTGCTTCAACCTCTGGCAGGCGAAGTTTCTTGCCTTGTTTCCCCTTTGACAGTGTAGTTAAGGTCAACATGTATGACGGGTCGGCCAAGTCATGGTCGGCAGTGAACCGATCTTTTATTGGCGAGCCTATATTTGTTCCTAAAGGCATGGAGGAAGATGATGGTTATGTTCTTGTTGTCGAG TATGCCGTCGAGAAGAAAATGTGCTACTTGGTGATATTGGATGCTAGAATAATAGGAGAAGATGAAGCAGTGATAGCAAAGCTTGAAGTGCCCAAACAATTCACTTTTCCTATTGGCTTCCATGGATTTTGGGCTTGCATATGA
- the LOC121989280 gene encoding carotenoid cleavage dioxygenase 7, chloroplastic-like isoform X1, with amino-acid sequence MLALTSATPLRPQRYLPSRQKPPNLLISIPSAATPCRITAVSVSPAAATSPADLDSATAAFRDYQLLFASQRSEAAEPVFLRPVSGSVPPDFPCGTYYLTGPGLFSDDHGSTVNPLDGHGYLRAFEFGEGGRCRYSARYVATEAQREEREEATGRWRFTHRGPFSVLRGGRRLGNLKVMKNVANTSVLRWGRRLMCLWEGGDPYEIDPATLDTVGPADLLGSYRVEPGRRQDGGGGGLGSVAVEIAARLLKPVLRGIFKMPDKRLLAHYKIDPKRNRLVMLTCNTEDMLLPRSNFTFYELDENYEVKEKREFTIPDHLMIHDWALTDTHYVLFGNHIKLDIHGSLLAVSGLHPMIAALAVDPTHPSTPIYVLPRFSQHTHQLRNWLVPIEAPWQRWSLHVGNAFEEMDAAGNLKISLQISVCSYKWFNFQKMFGYNWHTGKLDPTFMNIINEKEDMMPHLVQVSFELDAKGTCCSCSINDLSSRWKKPADFPTIHPSFSGQPNTYIYAASTSGRRSFLPCFPFDSVVKVNMYDGSAKSWSAVNRSFIGEPIFVPKGMEEDDGYVLVVEYAVEKKMCYLVILDARIIGEDEAVIAKLEVPKQFTFPIGFHGFWACI; translated from the exons ATGCTCGCCTTGACCTCTGCCACTCCACTTCGCCCCCAACGCTACCTCCCCAGCCGGCAAAAGCCGCCCAACCTTCTGATCTCGATCCCTTCCGCCGCCACCCCCTGCCGGATCACCGCGGTTTCAGTCTCCCCGGCCGCTGCTACGTCACCCGCGGACCTGGATTCGGCCACCGCGGCCTTCCGCGACTACCAGCTCCTCTTCGCCTCCCAGCGCTCCGAGGCGGCCGAGCCGGTCTTCCTCCGTCCGGTCAGTGGCTCCGTCCCGCCCGATTTCCCCTGCGGCACGTACTACCTGACCGGCCCGGGCCTGTTCTCCGACGACCACGGCTCGACCGTGAACCCTCTGGACGGCCATGGCTACCTCCGGGCCTTCGAGTTCGGCGAGGGCGGGCGGTGCAGGTACTCAGCCCGCTACGTGGCGACGGAGGCGCAGCGGGAGGAGCGGGAGGAGGCGACGGGGCGGTGGCGGTTCACGCACCGCGGGCCCTTCTCGGTGCTCCGGGGAGGCCGGCGGCTGGGGAACCTGAAGGTGATGAAGAACGTGGCCAACACCAGCGTGCTGCGGTGGGGCCGCAGGCTGATGTGCCTGTGGGAGGGTGGCGATCCCTACGAGATCGACCCTGCCACGCTGGACACCGTGGGGCCGGCGGATCTTCTTGGGTCTTACCGAGTTGAGCCAGGGCGGAGGCAGGACGGAGGAGGAGGCGGATTGGGCAGCGTGGCGGTGGAGATTGCAGCACGTTTGCTGAAGCCTGTACTGAGAG GAATATTCAAGATGCCTGACAAGAGGTTGCTGGCCCACTATAAGATCGATCCAAAGCGGAACAGACTGGTGATGCTCACCTGCAACACCGAAGACATGCTGCTCCCTCGTTCCAACTTCACTTTCTATG AATTGGACGAGAACTATGAGGTAAAGGAGAAGAGGGAGTTCACCATCCCTGATCACTTGATGATCCATGATTGGGCCTTGACCGATACCCACTACGTTCTTTTCGGAAACCACATCAAACTCGATATCCACG GGTCTTTACTTGCAGTGTCAGGTCTGCACCCAATGATAGCAGCACTGGCTGTGGATCCAACCCATCCTTCCACTCCTATCTACGTCCTTCCTCGTTTCTCCCAGCACACCCACCAACTAAGGAATTGGCTTGTGCCCATCGAAGCTCCATGGCAGAGATGGTCACTTCACGTCGGCAATGCATTCGAAGAAATGGATGCAGCAGGAAACTTGAAAATATCTCTGCAAATCTCTGTTTGCTCCTACAAGTGGTTCAACTTCCAAAAAATGTTTG GATACAATTGGCACACTGGAAAACTCGACCCTACCTTCATGAACATAATCAACGAAAAGGAAGATATGATGCCTCACTTGGTTCAG GTATCCTTTGAGTTGGATGCAAAAGGGACTTGTTGTAGTTGCTCCATTAACGATCTCTCAAGCCGATGGAAGAAACCTGCGGATTTCCCTACCATCCATCCCTCCTTCAGTGGGCAACCAAACACTTACATTTATGCTGCTTCAACCTCTGGCAGGCGAAGTTTCTTGCCTTGTTTCCCCTTTGACAGTGTAGTTAAGGTCAACATGTATGACGGGTCGGCCAAGTCATGGTCGGCAGTGAACCGATCTTTTATTGGCGAGCCTATATTTGTTCCTAAAGGCATGGAGGAAGATGATGGTTATGTTCTTGTTGTCGAG TATGCCGTCGAGAAGAAAATGTGCTACTTGGTGATATTGGATGCTAGAATAATAGGAGAAGATGAAGCAGTGATAGCAAAGCTTGAAGTGCCCAAACAATTCACTTTTCCTATTGGCTTCCATGGATTTTGGGCTTGCATATGA